The following are encoded in a window of Amycolatopsis solani genomic DNA:
- a CDS encoding NUDIX domain-containing protein, whose amino-acid sequence MSGPSASVFVKCSCGHLHWGRYGAAGLLLVDPARGVLLQRRAWWVHHGRTWALPGGAIEAGETALTAAAREAFEEASVPAEAFRTVSASVVDHGDWSYTTVLALAEGAEARVANTESAEVRWVKPEDVPGYPLHRDFAAAWPDLAARVGQELVLVVDGANVVGSRPDGWWRDRHGAAERLRDQLARLAEAGLTDPDDAAVTWWPRIVLVVEGKAKHVTGVPGVEVVAAETDGDSKIVEVVAKQGDARILVATADRELKGRVEALGAAILGPGTLRTRLDRL is encoded by the coding sequence GTGAGTGGCCCCTCCGCGAGCGTCTTCGTCAAGTGTTCCTGCGGGCACCTGCACTGGGGCCGGTACGGCGCCGCCGGGCTGCTGCTCGTCGATCCCGCCCGCGGGGTCCTGCTGCAGCGCCGGGCCTGGTGGGTGCACCACGGCCGCACCTGGGCGCTGCCCGGCGGGGCCATCGAAGCGGGCGAAACCGCCCTCACCGCGGCCGCGCGCGAAGCCTTCGAAGAGGCCTCCGTGCCCGCCGAAGCCTTCCGGACCGTCTCCGCGTCCGTGGTCGACCACGGGGACTGGAGTTACACCACCGTGCTCGCCCTCGCCGAAGGCGCCGAGGCGCGGGTCGCCAACACCGAGAGCGCGGAGGTGCGCTGGGTGAAGCCCGAAGACGTCCCCGGTTACCCCCTGCACCGCGATTTCGCGGCCGCCTGGCCGGACCTGGCCGCGCGCGTCGGGCAGGAGCTCGTCCTCGTCGTCGACGGGGCCAACGTCGTCGGCTCGCGCCCGGACGGCTGGTGGCGCGACCGGCACGGCGCCGCCGAGCGGCTGCGCGACCAGCTCGCCCGGCTCGCCGAAGCGGGCCTGACCGACCCGGACGACGCCGCCGTGACCTGGTGGCCGCGGATCGTCCTGGTCGTCGAAGGCAAGGCCAAGCACGTCACGGGCGTGCCCGGCGTGGAGGTCGTCGCGGCGGAGACCGACGGGGACTCGAAGATCGTCGAGGTCGTCGCGAAGCAGGGTGACGCCCGGATCCTGGTCGCGACGGCGGACCGTGAACTGAAGGGGCGCGTCGAAGCCCTCGGGGCGGCGATCCTCGGCCCGGGCACGCTCCGGACCCGGCTCGACCGGCTCTAG
- a CDS encoding SMI1/KNR4 family protein, which translates to MTPFDQLKPTFWEQGPGEPLSAREFAHASRELGVRLPLELGELLGLRNGGTVADSFDAFPASAPTSWSGTHVPFDQLLGVGGRLSILDSPYLSTEWDLPKRVVVLSGDGHTWIALDYRESSEPSVTWFDVELESELALAPTFRAFLEGLVPSESFPEE; encoded by the coding sequence ATGACCCCGTTCGATCAGCTCAAGCCCACGTTCTGGGAGCAGGGCCCCGGCGAGCCGCTGAGCGCCCGCGAGTTCGCCCACGCGAGCCGCGAGCTGGGCGTCCGGCTGCCCCTGGAGCTGGGCGAACTGCTCGGCCTGCGCAACGGTGGCACGGTGGCCGACTCGTTCGACGCCTTCCCGGCGAGCGCGCCTACGTCGTGGAGCGGGACGCACGTGCCGTTCGACCAGCTCCTGGGCGTCGGCGGCCGGCTGTCGATCCTGGACTCGCCGTACCTGAGCACCGAGTGGGACCTGCCGAAGCGGGTGGTGGTGCTCTCCGGGGACGGCCACACGTGGATCGCGCTGGACTACCGCGAGTCGTCGGAGCCATCGGTGACGTGGTTCGACGTGGAGCTGGAGTCGGAGCTCGCCTTGGCGCCGACGTTCCGGGCGTTCCTCGAGGGACTGGTGCCGTCGGAAAGCTTTCCCGAGGAGTGA
- a CDS encoding ROK family protein has protein sequence MDVGGTSVRAGVVDERGSLLDTARVATPSEEGALEDAIAGVVEDLRNRHEVAGVGLAVAGFVARDRRSVMFAPHLAWRGAPVADRIEKRVGLPVLLEHDVNAAMVGEHRFGAARGAHVAALVALGTGIGAGLLLDGKLFRGAYGVAPELGHLTVVRGGRPCPCGKYGCWERYCSGTALAATAVELLARHPGRSTVLAPQVAGDPGSVTGRRVAGAARDGDPIAQLAMAELAKWLGEGLALVADVFDPEIIVIGGGVSESAPLFLDEAREHYAGAITGARHRPLARIRTAHLGDDTAIVGAAALALEAAKAPV, from the coding sequence GTGGACGTCGGCGGGACGAGCGTCCGGGCCGGGGTGGTGGACGAGCGCGGCTCCTTGCTCGACACGGCCCGCGTCGCGACGCCGAGCGAGGAAGGCGCCCTCGAGGACGCCATCGCCGGCGTGGTCGAGGACCTGCGCAACCGCCACGAGGTGGCTGGTGTCGGCCTGGCCGTCGCCGGGTTCGTGGCCCGCGACCGCCGGTCGGTGATGTTCGCGCCGCACCTGGCGTGGCGCGGCGCGCCGGTCGCGGACCGGATCGAGAAGCGCGTCGGCCTGCCGGTGCTGCTGGAGCACGACGTCAACGCGGCGATGGTCGGCGAGCACCGCTTCGGCGCGGCCCGCGGCGCCCACGTGGCGGCGCTGGTGGCGCTGGGCACGGGCATCGGCGCGGGCCTGCTGCTGGACGGCAAGCTGTTCCGCGGCGCGTACGGCGTCGCCCCGGAGCTGGGCCACCTGACGGTGGTCCGCGGCGGCCGGCCGTGCCCCTGCGGCAAGTACGGCTGCTGGGAGCGCTACTGCAGCGGAACGGCGCTGGCGGCGACGGCGGTGGAGCTGCTCGCGCGGCACCCGGGCCGCTCGACGGTGCTGGCCCCGCAGGTCGCGGGCGACCCCGGTTCGGTGACGGGCCGCCGGGTGGCCGGCGCGGCCCGCGACGGCGACCCGATCGCCCAGCTGGCGATGGCCGAGCTGGCCAAGTGGCTGGGCGAGGGCCTGGCCCTGGTGGCGGACGTGTTCGATCCGGAGATCATCGTGATCGGCGGCGGGGTGTCGGAGTCGGCACCGCTGTTCCTGGACGAGGCCCGCGAGCACTACGCGGGCGCGATCACGGGAGCCCGCCATCGGCCCTTGGCGCGGATCCGCACGGCCCACCTCGGCGACGACACGGCCATCGTGGGCGCGGCGGCGCTGGCCCTGGAAGCGGCGAAGGCCCCGGTCTGA
- a CDS encoding ArsA family ATPase has product MRILLFTGKGGVGKTTLAAATGAALAARGRKTLVVSTDPAHSLGDAFGHTLGAEPSEVDALLSAVQVDSRTLVDTSWHRLRAELQTALAGAGLDTLDAEELTVLPGVDELLALTEVRRLAEDGPWETIVVDCGPTAETLRLLALPEAVSGYLTRVFGRRVTESVRRLGRHLDGLRALLTEPSVTTVRLVLTPERVVVAEARRTLSSLALRGIAVDGLIANRLMPAPGFWRGGAASWLRTRRTQQDAVLAELSRAGFARVSRVEHRAVEPVGLPALLEIAAELYRDGDPLAGDGTPVTPLLRVRRAPDGYTLRIAIPLTRDTEVDLARVDDDLAITVDGFRRLIALPESLRPCRITGAESDADGLVVSLAGNRGRG; this is encoded by the coding sequence GTGCGGATCCTGCTGTTCACCGGCAAGGGGGGTGTCGGGAAGACGACGCTGGCCGCCGCCACCGGCGCCGCCCTGGCCGCGCGCGGCAGGAAGACGCTGGTCGTGTCCACCGACCCGGCGCACTCGCTCGGCGACGCCTTCGGGCACACCCTGGGCGCCGAACCGTCCGAAGTGGACGCCCTCCTCTCGGCCGTGCAGGTCGACTCGCGCACGCTGGTGGACACCAGCTGGCACCGGCTGCGTGCCGAGCTGCAGACCGCGCTGGCCGGCGCGGGCCTGGACACTTTGGACGCCGAAGAGCTCACCGTGCTGCCCGGCGTCGACGAGCTGCTCGCCCTCACCGAGGTCCGCCGGCTGGCCGAAGACGGGCCGTGGGAGACCATCGTCGTCGACTGCGGCCCGACCGCCGAGACGCTGCGGCTGCTCGCCCTCCCGGAAGCCGTCTCGGGCTACCTGACCCGGGTGTTCGGCCGGCGCGTCACCGAGTCCGTGCGCCGGCTCGGCCGCCACCTCGACGGCCTGCGCGCGCTGCTCACCGAGCCGTCGGTGACCACTGTCCGGCTGGTGCTGACCCCCGAGCGGGTCGTCGTCGCCGAAGCTCGGCGCACGCTGAGCTCGCTGGCCCTGCGCGGCATCGCCGTCGACGGCCTGATCGCCAACCGGCTGATGCCCGCGCCCGGGTTCTGGCGCGGGGGCGCCGCTTCCTGGCTGCGCACCCGCCGCACCCAGCAGGACGCCGTCCTCGCCGAACTCTCCCGCGCGGGGTTCGCGCGGGTGTCGCGCGTCGAGCACCGCGCCGTCGAACCGGTCGGGCTGCCCGCGCTGCTGGAGATCGCCGCGGAGCTCTACCGCGACGGCGACCCCCTGGCGGGCGACGGCACCCCGGTCACGCCGCTGCTTCGCGTGCGGCGCGCGCCGGACGGCTACACGCTGCGCATCGCGATCCCGCTCACGCGGGACACCGAGGTCGACCTCGCCCGCGTCGACGACGACCTGGCGATCACCGTGGACGGCTTCCGCAGGCTCATCGCCCTGCCGGAGTCGCTGCGGCCGTGCCGGATCACCGGCGCGGAATCCGACGCCGACGGCCTGGTCGTGAGCCTGGCCGGGAACCGGGGACGCGGGTGA
- a CDS encoding SRPBCC family protein, protein MAEQSTQSIEVDAEPSRVMAVIADFPAYPEWAKAVRETEVLDTDAGGRAKQVKLTLDAGPIKDVYTLAYDWDDDGLGVSWHLVKGQMQKAQNGRYALEDLGGRTRVTYTLSVELALPMIGLLRRKAEKMVMDTALKELKKRAEG, encoded by the coding sequence ATGGCCGAGCAGTCCACACAGTCCATCGAGGTCGACGCCGAGCCCAGCCGGGTGATGGCCGTGATCGCCGACTTCCCCGCCTACCCCGAATGGGCCAAGGCCGTCCGGGAGACCGAAGTCCTCGACACCGACGCCGGTGGCCGGGCCAAGCAGGTCAAGCTGACCCTGGACGCGGGCCCGATCAAGGACGTCTACACCCTCGCCTACGACTGGGACGACGACGGCCTCGGCGTCAGCTGGCACCTGGTCAAGGGCCAGATGCAGAAGGCGCAGAACGGCCGCTACGCGCTCGAGGACCTCGGCGGCCGGACGCGGGTCACCTACACGCTCTCGGTCGAGCTGGCGCTCCCGATGATCGGGCTGCTGCGCCGCAAGGCCGAGAAGATGGTCATGGACACCGCGCTGAAGGAGCTCAAGAAGCGGGCCGAGGGGTAG
- a CDS encoding metallophosphoesterase family protein codes for MRVHVVSDVHGNADALKRAGDGADALVVLGDLLDFVDYRDHDKGIMGALFGAGKVGEFARLRREGTRDETVAFSRTLWATLDDPAAAVDEAIREQYATLFAAMTAPTYATPGNVDTPSLWPEFTGEGVHVLDGEVTEIGGLRFGFVGGALLPDGVVPHRRKGAAWRPYLRDREDYDKSVAALTDVDVLCTHGPPAVPELTYDVVARRNEIGSTALLELIREQRPRWSVFGHVHQPLSSRVRVGLTECRNVGHFKETGQPYVLRW; via the coding sequence GTGCGGGTACACGTCGTCTCGGACGTGCACGGCAACGCGGACGCGCTGAAGCGCGCGGGGGACGGAGCCGACGCGCTGGTCGTGCTCGGCGACCTGCTGGACTTCGTCGACTACCGCGACCACGACAAGGGCATCATGGGCGCGCTGTTCGGCGCCGGGAAGGTCGGCGAGTTCGCGCGCCTGCGCCGCGAGGGCACCCGTGACGAAACCGTTGCCTTTTCCCGGACGCTCTGGGCGACCCTCGACGACCCGGCCGCCGCGGTCGACGAGGCCATCCGCGAGCAGTACGCGACGCTGTTCGCGGCCATGACCGCGCCCACCTACGCCACGCCGGGCAACGTCGACACGCCCTCGCTGTGGCCCGAGTTCACCGGCGAGGGCGTCCACGTCCTCGACGGCGAGGTGACCGAGATCGGCGGCCTCCGGTTCGGGTTCGTCGGCGGCGCGCTGCTGCCCGACGGCGTCGTCCCGCACCGCCGCAAGGGCGCCGCCTGGCGCCCCTACCTGCGGGATCGCGAGGACTACGACAAGAGCGTCGCCGCGCTCACCGACGTCGACGTCCTCTGCACGCACGGCCCGCCCGCCGTGCCGGAGCTGACCTACGACGTCGTCGCGCGCCGCAACGAGATCGGCTCCACGGCGCTGCTGGAGCTGATCCGGGAGCAGCGGCCGCGCTGGTCGGTGTTCGGCCACGTGCACCAGCCGCTGTCCTCGCGCGTCCGGGTCGGCCTGACCGAGTGCCGTAACGTGGGTCACTTCAAGGAGACCGGGCAGCCGTACGTGCTGCGCTGGTGA
- a CDS encoding polyketide cyclase / dehydrase and lipid transport, whose amino-acid sequence MNAPPSLDIVDETFLAVPPATVAAVFAQPASWRRYWPDLVLEVYTDRGDKGLRWTVRGALVGTMEVWLEPVLDGTLLHYFLRATPADAAGAPRALSPRDLRREFDRRARAAKGIALGLKEILEDGREPGVPPRGED is encoded by the coding sequence GTGAACGCGCCACCCTCACTCGACATCGTCGACGAGACGTTCCTCGCCGTTCCGCCGGCCACCGTGGCCGCGGTCTTCGCCCAGCCGGCGTCCTGGCGGCGCTACTGGCCCGACCTGGTCCTGGAGGTCTACACCGACCGGGGGGACAAGGGCCTGCGCTGGACCGTGCGGGGCGCTCTCGTCGGTACGATGGAGGTCTGGCTCGAGCCGGTGCTCGACGGCACCCTGCTGCACTACTTCCTGCGGGCGACCCCCGCCGACGCGGCGGGCGCGCCCCGCGCGCTTTCGCCACGTGACCTGCGCCGGGAGTTCGATCGGCGGGCCCGCGCGGCGAAGGGGATCGCGCTCGGGCTGAAGGAGATCCTGGAGGACGGGCGCGAGCCCGGAGTGCCTCCGCGCGGCGAAGACTAA